Proteins encoded within one genomic window of Gasterosteus aculeatus chromosome 18, fGasAcu3.hap1.1, whole genome shotgun sequence:
- the ncoa1 gene encoding nuclear receptor coactivator 1 isoform X2: MTMKDKIIDKSFFFFFYCVVFGGNPLTLRALVKWRNRTPTVSTQETAVKDQFTPPRQLKLKMSAVGETPPDPGTPESRKRKGSPCDTSGQSLEKRRRELECRYIEELAELLSSNMGDIASLSSKPDKCHILKSTVDQIQQMKRREQDDEVQKSDISSSSQGLVEKAALGPMLLEALDGFFFVVNREGRIVFVSENVMSYLGYAQGELMTSSVYSMLHVGDHNEFVRNLLPKSLVNSAQWPQEAGRRNSHTFNCRMLKRPPDELDSENPEARQQYEIMQCFTVSQPRSMQEEGEDLQSCLICIACRIPRAQPFSTESFITKQDPTGKIISIETSALRATGRPGWEDLVRKCIYAFFQTQGKEPSHAKKLLHEVMTHGTAISPLYRFTLSDGTALSAQTRCKFCCPPNPDVQPFIMGIHTIDREHNTASSQENTNPGLPPTLGSLTQTPSRSLSLPPGSNWTQGSGLSTSGLHPNNTNTSPHRHNPATPAGYLTPNRTFPQELNSPSVLSSPLAPTPTSFMSPKMPRAGPGSGGSPHVPGNPFSASTPGLHSPAMELSSGGCLSRQQSGGDSSSSSSGIGGGSFSMSYPVLQRQVSVSTGPSTQMTQGGEGGGADSVKAPLPSASQLGNPRLNLLLESNGPGAETNNNSRIHCTSSPHPPNPHPAPQCPASHSTLTERHKILHRLLQDTSPDDASATTEDTRNKKIKREPPASSALTSAPPKSSSREPQDHQLLRFLLDTDEKDLGDLPPPSALSLQTVRVKVEKRASMDGVVCTGSTVAAGGASKPAGGSSSSACTSPKSSPVGENRRESRSDSRDSTMSAGPVDMDPLTQLLPGLRGPSGAKQSSEDSTTPGEGPQLQSPASQPPAPLQSPLPPLQSPLSQPQSISQLQSPSPQLHSPSPQLKLQSPTRLQLGEASTPRNVNVKREPPGTPNRGLSDGGPPSSCNLHSASSFDFCSPPTPSQKRILAQGDPFQTPIDSSLFPEAEDINPFSSSTGLPKMNVGDSQFQPLSLSDTLSFDGLETALAATLASPQEQCVPCTLDEVLGPPTTPEGRSDEKALLEQLVSFLSGTDESELAELDKALGIDKLVQGGSFDPLPQNSPNQQSVATPSSMDPKLPPYPSKFTAAQFPPELAMLVGQQGLGFGAPRGSFPGGTTGVGLRLGTPRPQGIGTQLRLPPNQLRRQLQQRLQGPQENRMAGVNPFPGGAQQVNMGLRQGVQQPQMPSQPPLNAQMLAQRQRELYSIQHRQRQLFQQKVLLMRQNTAGAAGPTGAAGLPKAPPSTPQLQQQFNFPPGYPLVAKSPTSPSHFSSLTGGPLDNKLPGRAPLNSPPLIGGVQGQFSTAVNSALPQGLFQQFGGPANSQQDPSFPPEMSPTSPLLSPQTSASQGALLQQAPPPGYQSTEMKSWQQTGMGGNSLFSQSGQSAGQAFGQQGVYKNMSITVSMAGGSGGVGSLSPMGQVVDPSNSNLSNAGSVCSDQQVQPLQVFADVQCTVNLVGGDSYLNPGSIAAAASQRTPVVPQVSQNNQAQQKSLLQQLLTE, from the exons TCTGGAGAAGCGGAGACGGGAGCTGGAGTGCCGCTACATCGAGGAGCTGGCGGAGCTGCTGTCGTCCAACATGGGCGACATTGCCAGTCTCAGTTCCAAGCCCGACAAGTGCCACATACTCAAGAGTACCGTGGACCAAATCCAGCAGATGAAACGGCGTGAGCagg ATGATGAGGTTCAGAAAAGCGATATCTCCTCCAGTAGCCAGGGGCTGGTGGAGAAAGCAGCTCTGGGGCCCATGCTGCTTGAG GCCCTCGATGGGTTCTTTTTTGTCGTCAACCGGGAGGGTCGCATCGTCTTTGTGTCGGAGAACGTGATGAGCTACCTCGGATACGCCCAGGGGGAGCTGATGACCTCCAGCGTCTACAGCATGCTCCACGTGGGAGACCACAATGAATTTGTTCGCAATCTGCTGCCCAAAAGCTTGG TAAACAGCGCGCAGTGGCCACAGGAGGCGGGCCGAAGGAACAGCCACACCTTTAACTGCCGCATGTTGAAGAGGCCGCCGGACGAGTTGGATTCTGAAAATCCGGAGGCTCGGCAGCAATATGAGATCATGCAGTGTTTCACAGTGTCCCAACCACGCAGCAtgcaggaagagggagagg ACCTGCAGAGCTGCCTGATCTGTATTGCCTGTCGGATACCACGCGCCCAGCCTTTCAGCACAGAGTCGTTCATCACAAAGCAGGACCCCACAG GGAAGATCATCTCCATAGAAACAAGTGCTTTGCGAGCGACAGGACGGCCTGGCTGGGAGGACCTTGTCAGGAAGTGCATCTACGCTTTCTTTCAGACTCAGGGCAAAGAGCCCTCCCACGCCAAGAAGCTGCTGCACGAGG TGATGACCCACGGCACCGCCATCAGCCCGTTGTACCGCTTCACGTTAAGCGATGGCACCGCGCTTAGCGCTCAGACCCGGTGCAAGTTCTGCTGCCCCCCTAACCCTGATGTTCAGCCCTTCATTATGGGCATTCACACTATTGACAG GGAACACAACACTGCTAGCTCTCAGGAAAACACTAACCCCGGCCTTCCACCCACCCTTGGCAGCCTTACCCAAACTCCCTCCCGCTCCCTTTCCCTTCCTCCCGGCAGCAACTGGACCCAGGGCTCAGGCCTCTCCACCTCGGGCCTTCACCCTAACAATACCAACACCTCCCCCCACAGACACAATCCAGCCACACCTGCGGGCTACCTGACGCCCAATCGGACCTTTCCCCAGGAACTCAACAGCCCCTCTGTTTTGAGCAGCCCACTCGCACCGACTCCTACCTCTTTTATGTCACCCAAGATGCCACGAGCCGGTCCCGGTTCAGGTGGAAGCCCTCACGTACCGGGAAACCCCTTCTCTGCTTCCACACCAGGTCTCCACTCCCCAGCCATGGAACTAAGTAGTGGAGGGTGCCTCAGCAGGCAGCAGTCTGGCGGGgatagtagtagtagcagtagcggCATCGGCGGTGGGTCGTTCTCGATGTCCTATCCGGTCCTTCAGAGACAAGTCAGTGTGTCCACTGGCCCATCTACTCAGATGAcacagggaggagaaggagggggagcggACTCTGTTAAAGCACCTCTTCCTTCGGCCTCCCAGCTGGGTAACCCCAGACTCAATCTGCTCCTGGAAAGCAATGGGCCTGGAGCTGAAActaacaacaacagcagaatCCATTGCACCTCATCACCTCATCCCCCGAACCCTCATCCTGCCCCTCAGTGCCCTGCCTCTCACAGTACACTGACAGAGCGGCATAAGATCCTGCACCGACTGCTCCAGGACACCAGTCCCGACGACGCCTCCGCCACCACGGAGGATACACGAAACAAAAAGATCAAGAGGGAGCCGCCTGCCAGTTCGGCTCTGACCTCAGCACCTCCCAAGTCCAGCTCCAGAGAGCCACAGGACCATCAACTACTCCGTTTTCTCCTAGACACAGATGAAAAG GACTTGGGGGACCTGCCGCCTCCATCAGCTCTCAGCCTGCAGACAGTGAGGGTGAAAGTGGAGAAGAGAGCAAGCATGGACGGAGTGGTCTGCACCGGGTCTACCGTTGCAGCAGGAGGTGCATCCAAACCCGCGGGAGGGAGCAGCAGCTCAGCGTGCACCAGCCCCAAATCTAGCCCAGTCGGAGAGAACCGGCGAGAAAGCCGCAGCGACAGCAGAGACTCCACG ATGTCCGCTGGCCCTGTTGACATGGACCCTCTCACCCAGCTGCTCCCTGGCCTGAGAGGCCCGAGTGGGGCCAAACAGAGCAGTGAGGATTCAACAACCCCTGGAGAAGGCCCCCAACTCCAATCTCCAGCCTCTCAGCCCCCAGCTCCGCTTCAGTCCCCCCTGCCTCCGCTCCAATCCCCTCTGTCCCAACCCCAGTCCATTTCACAGTTGCAATCGCCGTCGCCCCAGCTCCACTCCCCTTCTCCCCAGCTCAAACTGCAGTCCCCCACTCGGCTCCAGCTGGGCGAGGCCAGCACTCCCCGCAATGTAAACGTGAAGAGAGAGCCTCCTGGCACTCCTAACAGAG GACTCAGTGATGGCGGCCCGCCCTCCAGCTGCAACCTCCACAGTGCGTCATCCTTTGATTTCTGCAGTCCCCCCACTCCAAGCCAGAAACGGATCCTGGCACAGGGAGACCCCTTCCAGACGCCCATAGACAGCAGCCTCTTCCCAGAGGCCGAAGATATCAACCCTTTCAGTTCAAGCACTG GCCTACCCAAGATGAATGTGGGAGACTCTCAGTTCCagcctctgtctctgtctgacaCCTTGTCTTTTGATGGTCTCGAGACGGCGTTAGCAGCCACCTTGGCATCACCACAAGA gcagtgTGTGCCCTGTACGCTGGACGAAGTGTTGGGCCCTCCGACTACACCCGAGGGGCGGAGCGACGAGAAGGCTCTGTTAGAGCAGCTCGTCTCCTTCCTCAGTGGGACGGATGAGAGTGAACTGGCGGAGCTGGATAAGGCCCTGGGGATCGACAAGCTGGTGCAG GGTGGCTCTTTTGACCCATTGCCCCAAAACTCCCCAAACCAGCAATCCGTTGCCACCCCAAGCTCCATGGACCCTAAACTCCCCCCGTACCCCTCCAAATTTACAGCAGCTCAGTTCCCTCCAGAGCTGGCCATGCTGGTGGGGCAACAGGGTCTTGGGTTCGGAGCCCCCCGTGGGTCTTTCCCCGGCGGGACGACGGGCGTCGGGCTGAGGCTGGGCACGCCGCGACCGCAAGGGATCGGCACCCAGCTCAGACTGCCGCCCAACCAACTGCGccggcagctgcagcagaggctGCAGGGCCCACAGGAg AACAGGATGGCGGGCGTTAATCCGTTTCCTGGAGGCGCCCAGCAGGTGAACATGGGGCTCCGTCAGGGAGTTCAACAGCCTCAAATGCCCTCACAG CCTCCGCTGAACGCCCAGATGCTGGCCCAGCGTCAGAGGGAGCTCTACAGCATCCAGCACCGTCAGCGACAGCTTTTCCAGCAGAAGGTCCTTCTGATGAGACAGAACACCGCCGGCGCCGCGGGGCCCACCGGAGCAGCCGGGCTCCCAAAAGCTCCGCCGTCGACGCCTCAGCTGCAACAGCAGTTCAACTTCCCACCAGGGTACCCTTTGGTGGCTAAATCCCCTACCTCACCTAGTCACTTCAGCTCCCTTACCGGGGGCCCTCTGGACAACAAGCTGCCCGGAAGAGCTCCTCTGAACAGCCCGCCGCTGATCGGCGGAGTGCAGGGCCAGTTCAGCACCGCCGTAAACTCCGCCTTGCCGCAGGGCCTGTTTCAGCAGTTTGGAGGTCCAG CAAACTCCCAGCAGGACCCATCCTTCCCTCCTGAGATGAGCCCCACGAGCCCATTGTTGTCACCTCAAACCTCCGCCTCCCAGGGTGCTTTGCTTCAACAAGCCCCACCCCCTGGCTACCAGTCAACAGAAATGAAGAGCTGGCAACAGACCGGCATGGGAGGCAACAG CCTGTTCAGTCAGTCGGGACAGAGTGCAGGGCAGGCTTTTGGCCAGCAGGGGGTTTACAAAAACATGAGCATCACCGTCTCCATGGCCGGAGGCTCGGGGGGCGTCGGCTCATTATCTCCCATGGGGCAGGTGGTTGACCCGAGCAACAGTAACCTCAGCAACGCCGGTTCGGTGTGCAGCGACCAGCAG GTGCAGCCGCTGCAGGTGTTCGCCGACGTCCAGTGCACGGTGAACCTGGTCGGCGGTGACTCCTACCTGAACCCGGGCTCCATCGCCGCCGCAGCCTCCCAGAGGACCCCCGTCGTGCCGCAGGTCTCCCAGAACAACCAGGCTCAGCAGAAgagcctgctgcagcagctgcttacCGAGTGA
- the ncoa1 gene encoding nuclear receptor coactivator 1 isoform X4 → MSAVGETPPDPGTPESRKRKGSPCDTSGQSLEKRRRELECRYIEELAELLSSNMGDIASLSSKPDKCHILKSTVDQIQQMKRREQENAALVSPDDEVQKSDISSSSQGLVEKAALGPMLLEALDGFFFVVNREGRIVFVSENVMSYLGYAQGELMTSSVYSMLHVGDHNEFVRNLLPKSLVNSAQWPQEAGRRNSHTFNCRMLKRPPDELDSENPEARQQYEIMQCFTVSQPRSMQEEGEDLQSCLICIACRIPRAQPFSTESFITKQDPTGKIISIETSALRATGRPGWEDLVRKCIYAFFQTQGKEPSHAKKLLHEVMTHGTAISPLYRFTLSDGTALSAQTRCKFCCPPNPDVQPFIMGIHTIDREHNTASSQENTNPGLPPTLGSLTQTPSRSLSLPPGSNWTQGSGLSTSGLHPNNTNTSPHRHNPATPAGYLTPNRTFPQELNSPSVLSSPLAPTPTSFMSPKMPRAGPGSGGSPHVPGNPFSASTPGLHSPAMELSSGGCLSRQQSGGDSSSSSSGIGGGSFSMSYPVLQRQVSVSTGPSTQMTQGGEGGGADSVKAPLPSASQLGNPRLNLLLESNGPGAETNNNSRIHCTSSPHPPNPHPAPQCPASHSTLTERHKILHRLLQDTSPDDASATTEDTRNKKIKREPPASSALTSAPPKSSSREPQDHQLLRFLLDTDEKDLGDLPPPSALSLQTVRVKVEKRASMDGVVCTGSTVAAGGASKPAGGSSSSACTSPKSSPVGENRRESRSDSRDSTMSAGPVDMDPLTQLLPGLRGPSGAKQSSEDSTTPGEGPQLQSPASQPPAPLQSPLPPLQSPLSQPQSISQLQSPSPQLHSPSPQLKLQSPTRLQLGEASTPRNVNVKREPPGTPNRGLSDGGPPSSCNLHSASSFDFCSPPTPSQKRILAQGDPFQTPIDSSLFPEAEDINPFSSSTGLPKMNVGDSQFQPLSLSDTLSFDGLETALAATLASPQEQCVPCTLDEVLGPPTTPEGRSDEKALLEQLVSFLSGTDESELAELDKALGIDKLVQGGSFDPLPQNSPNQQSVATPSSMDPKLPPYPSKFTAAQFPPELAMLVGQQGLGFGAPRGSFPGGTTGVGLRLGTPRPQGIGTQLRLPPNQLRRQLQQRLQGPQENRMAGVNPFPGGAQQVNMGLRQGVQQPQMPSQPPLNAQMLAQRQRELYSIQHRQRQLFQQKVLLMRQNTAGAAGPTGAAGLPKAPPSTPQLQQQFNFPPGYPLVAKSPTSPSHFSSLTGGPLDNKLPGRAPLNSPPLIGGVQGQFSTAVNSALPQGLFQQFGGPANSQQDPSFPPEMSPTSPLLSPQTSASQGALLQQAPPPGYQSTEMKSWQQTGMGGNSLFSQSGQSAGQAFGQQGVYKNMSITVSMAGGSGGVGSLSPMGQVVDPSNSNLSNAGSVCSDQQVQPLQVFADVQCTVNLVGGDSYLNPGSIAAAASQRTPVVPQVSQNNQAQQKSLLQQLLTE, encoded by the exons TCTGGAGAAGCGGAGACGGGAGCTGGAGTGCCGCTACATCGAGGAGCTGGCGGAGCTGCTGTCGTCCAACATGGGCGACATTGCCAGTCTCAGTTCCAAGCCCGACAAGTGCCACATACTCAAGAGTACCGTGGACCAAATCCAGCAGATGAAACGGCGTGAGCagg AGAATGCAGCTCTTGTGTCTCCAGATGATGAGGTTCAGAAAAGCGATATCTCCTCCAGTAGCCAGGGGCTGGTGGAGAAAGCAGCTCTGGGGCCCATGCTGCTTGAG GCCCTCGATGGGTTCTTTTTTGTCGTCAACCGGGAGGGTCGCATCGTCTTTGTGTCGGAGAACGTGATGAGCTACCTCGGATACGCCCAGGGGGAGCTGATGACCTCCAGCGTCTACAGCATGCTCCACGTGGGAGACCACAATGAATTTGTTCGCAATCTGCTGCCCAAAAGCTTGG TAAACAGCGCGCAGTGGCCACAGGAGGCGGGCCGAAGGAACAGCCACACCTTTAACTGCCGCATGTTGAAGAGGCCGCCGGACGAGTTGGATTCTGAAAATCCGGAGGCTCGGCAGCAATATGAGATCATGCAGTGTTTCACAGTGTCCCAACCACGCAGCAtgcaggaagagggagagg ACCTGCAGAGCTGCCTGATCTGTATTGCCTGTCGGATACCACGCGCCCAGCCTTTCAGCACAGAGTCGTTCATCACAAAGCAGGACCCCACAG GGAAGATCATCTCCATAGAAACAAGTGCTTTGCGAGCGACAGGACGGCCTGGCTGGGAGGACCTTGTCAGGAAGTGCATCTACGCTTTCTTTCAGACTCAGGGCAAAGAGCCCTCCCACGCCAAGAAGCTGCTGCACGAGG TGATGACCCACGGCACCGCCATCAGCCCGTTGTACCGCTTCACGTTAAGCGATGGCACCGCGCTTAGCGCTCAGACCCGGTGCAAGTTCTGCTGCCCCCCTAACCCTGATGTTCAGCCCTTCATTATGGGCATTCACACTATTGACAG GGAACACAACACTGCTAGCTCTCAGGAAAACACTAACCCCGGCCTTCCACCCACCCTTGGCAGCCTTACCCAAACTCCCTCCCGCTCCCTTTCCCTTCCTCCCGGCAGCAACTGGACCCAGGGCTCAGGCCTCTCCACCTCGGGCCTTCACCCTAACAATACCAACACCTCCCCCCACAGACACAATCCAGCCACACCTGCGGGCTACCTGACGCCCAATCGGACCTTTCCCCAGGAACTCAACAGCCCCTCTGTTTTGAGCAGCCCACTCGCACCGACTCCTACCTCTTTTATGTCACCCAAGATGCCACGAGCCGGTCCCGGTTCAGGTGGAAGCCCTCACGTACCGGGAAACCCCTTCTCTGCTTCCACACCAGGTCTCCACTCCCCAGCCATGGAACTAAGTAGTGGAGGGTGCCTCAGCAGGCAGCAGTCTGGCGGGgatagtagtagtagcagtagcggCATCGGCGGTGGGTCGTTCTCGATGTCCTATCCGGTCCTTCAGAGACAAGTCAGTGTGTCCACTGGCCCATCTACTCAGATGAcacagggaggagaaggagggggagcggACTCTGTTAAAGCACCTCTTCCTTCGGCCTCCCAGCTGGGTAACCCCAGACTCAATCTGCTCCTGGAAAGCAATGGGCCTGGAGCTGAAActaacaacaacagcagaatCCATTGCACCTCATCACCTCATCCCCCGAACCCTCATCCTGCCCCTCAGTGCCCTGCCTCTCACAGTACACTGACAGAGCGGCATAAGATCCTGCACCGACTGCTCCAGGACACCAGTCCCGACGACGCCTCCGCCACCACGGAGGATACACGAAACAAAAAGATCAAGAGGGAGCCGCCTGCCAGTTCGGCTCTGACCTCAGCACCTCCCAAGTCCAGCTCCAGAGAGCCACAGGACCATCAACTACTCCGTTTTCTCCTAGACACAGATGAAAAG GACTTGGGGGACCTGCCGCCTCCATCAGCTCTCAGCCTGCAGACAGTGAGGGTGAAAGTGGAGAAGAGAGCAAGCATGGACGGAGTGGTCTGCACCGGGTCTACCGTTGCAGCAGGAGGTGCATCCAAACCCGCGGGAGGGAGCAGCAGCTCAGCGTGCACCAGCCCCAAATCTAGCCCAGTCGGAGAGAACCGGCGAGAAAGCCGCAGCGACAGCAGAGACTCCACG ATGTCCGCTGGCCCTGTTGACATGGACCCTCTCACCCAGCTGCTCCCTGGCCTGAGAGGCCCGAGTGGGGCCAAACAGAGCAGTGAGGATTCAACAACCCCTGGAGAAGGCCCCCAACTCCAATCTCCAGCCTCTCAGCCCCCAGCTCCGCTTCAGTCCCCCCTGCCTCCGCTCCAATCCCCTCTGTCCCAACCCCAGTCCATTTCACAGTTGCAATCGCCGTCGCCCCAGCTCCACTCCCCTTCTCCCCAGCTCAAACTGCAGTCCCCCACTCGGCTCCAGCTGGGCGAGGCCAGCACTCCCCGCAATGTAAACGTGAAGAGAGAGCCTCCTGGCACTCCTAACAGAG GACTCAGTGATGGCGGCCCGCCCTCCAGCTGCAACCTCCACAGTGCGTCATCCTTTGATTTCTGCAGTCCCCCCACTCCAAGCCAGAAACGGATCCTGGCACAGGGAGACCCCTTCCAGACGCCCATAGACAGCAGCCTCTTCCCAGAGGCCGAAGATATCAACCCTTTCAGTTCAAGCACTG GCCTACCCAAGATGAATGTGGGAGACTCTCAGTTCCagcctctgtctctgtctgacaCCTTGTCTTTTGATGGTCTCGAGACGGCGTTAGCAGCCACCTTGGCATCACCACAAGA gcagtgTGTGCCCTGTACGCTGGACGAAGTGTTGGGCCCTCCGACTACACCCGAGGGGCGGAGCGACGAGAAGGCTCTGTTAGAGCAGCTCGTCTCCTTCCTCAGTGGGACGGATGAGAGTGAACTGGCGGAGCTGGATAAGGCCCTGGGGATCGACAAGCTGGTGCAG GGTGGCTCTTTTGACCCATTGCCCCAAAACTCCCCAAACCAGCAATCCGTTGCCACCCCAAGCTCCATGGACCCTAAACTCCCCCCGTACCCCTCCAAATTTACAGCAGCTCAGTTCCCTCCAGAGCTGGCCATGCTGGTGGGGCAACAGGGTCTTGGGTTCGGAGCCCCCCGTGGGTCTTTCCCCGGCGGGACGACGGGCGTCGGGCTGAGGCTGGGCACGCCGCGACCGCAAGGGATCGGCACCCAGCTCAGACTGCCGCCCAACCAACTGCGccggcagctgcagcagaggctGCAGGGCCCACAGGAg AACAGGATGGCGGGCGTTAATCCGTTTCCTGGAGGCGCCCAGCAGGTGAACATGGGGCTCCGTCAGGGAGTTCAACAGCCTCAAATGCCCTCACAG CCTCCGCTGAACGCCCAGATGCTGGCCCAGCGTCAGAGGGAGCTCTACAGCATCCAGCACCGTCAGCGACAGCTTTTCCAGCAGAAGGTCCTTCTGATGAGACAGAACACCGCCGGCGCCGCGGGGCCCACCGGAGCAGCCGGGCTCCCAAAAGCTCCGCCGTCGACGCCTCAGCTGCAACAGCAGTTCAACTTCCCACCAGGGTACCCTTTGGTGGCTAAATCCCCTACCTCACCTAGTCACTTCAGCTCCCTTACCGGGGGCCCTCTGGACAACAAGCTGCCCGGAAGAGCTCCTCTGAACAGCCCGCCGCTGATCGGCGGAGTGCAGGGCCAGTTCAGCACCGCCGTAAACTCCGCCTTGCCGCAGGGCCTGTTTCAGCAGTTTGGAGGTCCAG CAAACTCCCAGCAGGACCCATCCTTCCCTCCTGAGATGAGCCCCACGAGCCCATTGTTGTCACCTCAAACCTCCGCCTCCCAGGGTGCTTTGCTTCAACAAGCCCCACCCCCTGGCTACCAGTCAACAGAAATGAAGAGCTGGCAACAGACCGGCATGGGAGGCAACAG CCTGTTCAGTCAGTCGGGACAGAGTGCAGGGCAGGCTTTTGGCCAGCAGGGGGTTTACAAAAACATGAGCATCACCGTCTCCATGGCCGGAGGCTCGGGGGGCGTCGGCTCATTATCTCCCATGGGGCAGGTGGTTGACCCGAGCAACAGTAACCTCAGCAACGCCGGTTCGGTGTGCAGCGACCAGCAG GTGCAGCCGCTGCAGGTGTTCGCCGACGTCCAGTGCACGGTGAACCTGGTCGGCGGTGACTCCTACCTGAACCCGGGCTCCATCGCCGCCGCAGCCTCCCAGAGGACCCCCGTCGTGCCGCAGGTCTCCCAGAACAACCAGGCTCAGCAGAAgagcctgctgcagcagctgcttacCGAGTGA